One stretch of bacterium DNA includes these proteins:
- the rnpA gene encoding ribonuclease P protein component, with product MSPDGTTGPFRRSDRLLDSRDFRRVLRRGRRRASRDLVVVTADPWRKPNDSEDLGSGSRLGITISRKVGNAVVRNRFKRRVREWFRAHRDELGADLDLVVIARRPAGRMGLGELDGRLRDLLGLGERPATEASRG from the coding sequence GTGTCGCCCGACGGGACGACCGGCCCCTTCCGGCGGTCGGATCGCCTGCTCGATTCCAGGGATTTCCGTCGCGTTCTGCGCCGCGGGCGGCGACGTGCGTCCCGCGACCTGGTCGTCGTCACCGCGGATCCTTGGAGAAAACCCAACGATTCCGAAGACTTGGGTTCTGGAAGCCGGCTCGGGATCACGATCTCCCGCAAGGTGGGGAACGCCGTGGTCCGGAACCGCTTCAAGCGGCGGGTGCGAGAGTGGTTTCGCGCCCACCGGGACGAGCTCGGTGCGGACCTCGATCTCGTCGTGATCGCGCGCCGACCCGCAGGTCGGATGGGCCTCGGGGAGCTCGACGGACGACTTCGCGATCTGCTCGGGCTGGGCGAACGCCCCGCGACGGAGGCCTCTCGTGGTTGA
- the yidD gene encoding membrane protein insertion efficiency factor YidD has translation MRFLFLLYRGGLRPILGTGCRFEPSCSQFTEESIARYGVLRGSLLGARRLLRCHPFHPGGYDPVP, from the coding sequence GTGCGATTCCTGTTTCTTCTCTATCGCGGCGGACTCCGCCCGATCCTCGGAACGGGCTGTCGCTTCGAGCCGAGCTGCTCGCAGTTCACCGAGGAATCGATCGCGCGCTACGGCGTGCTCCGCGGGAGCCTCCTCGGCGCTCGACGCCTGCTCCGCTGCCACCCCTTCCACCCCGGCGGCTACGACCCCGTTCCCTGA
- the yidC gene encoding membrane protein insertase YidC: MDRNTAFAFALSMLVFAGYTMYQTERRAEYALEQEALQAQEAAAVAEAGTTPAEAAEGTTGAIAAPTDPAVAPSPASPSPTPPVARAIPVRTSILRNENVIAKISNGPALIESWVLLDFFERLPGGDEPIELLSEGVPVFTTDVAGLSGADFQHARFEVVSESDREVVQRATNAAGVLTRTIRLDTDGYGFELDLAFESRRSDPVDARFQVAIPARVSTRPDFREQSVLAHTREDEVERHFVQGFGSSGFLGFGGTGLVEPVEASAGWAGFDVQFFTGLVIDASGRERFDVQFEAVDAGESARAVATLPALSVGTGGSARERLRGFLGPKTEAALARENADLQASIDRGWSWLEPLTRFFELALDWLYKIIPNYGWAIIVLTILVRLVTAPLMVRQMRSAERMREVQPKLKALQERYADDRQKQSEEMMKLYREENINPLGGCLPLMLQMPVLIGLFYALRTSIGLRHAPWILWFDDLSQPATMFEVFGFPFRLLPLIMAGSMYLQQKMMPQTGMDPVQARMMLIMMPGMMLLFSYTFPSGLVLYWTVSNLLGIVHQYWVRNHLQKA, from the coding sequence TTGGACCGCAACACCGCATTCGCGTTCGCGCTCTCGATGCTCGTCTTCGCGGGGTACACGATGTACCAGACGGAGCGGCGCGCGGAGTACGCGCTCGAGCAGGAGGCGCTGCAGGCTCAGGAAGCGGCTGCGGTCGCCGAAGCCGGCACGACTCCGGCCGAAGCAGCCGAAGGAACGACGGGCGCGATCGCGGCGCCGACGGATCCGGCTGTGGCGCCGTCGCCGGCTTCGCCCTCTCCGACGCCGCCCGTCGCTCGCGCGATTCCCGTCCGGACGTCGATCCTTCGAAACGAGAACGTGATCGCGAAGATTTCGAACGGCCCTGCGCTGATCGAGAGCTGGGTCCTGCTCGACTTCTTCGAACGTCTCCCGGGCGGAGACGAGCCGATCGAGCTCTTGAGCGAGGGCGTACCGGTCTTCACGACGGACGTGGCGGGACTGTCCGGGGCGGACTTCCAGCACGCTCGGTTCGAAGTCGTGAGCGAATCGGACCGCGAGGTGGTCCAGCGCGCGACGAACGCGGCCGGTGTGCTCACGCGGACGATCCGGCTCGACACCGATGGCTATGGATTCGAGCTCGACCTCGCCTTCGAGAGTCGACGCAGCGATCCGGTGGATGCACGTTTTCAGGTCGCGATTCCGGCGCGCGTTTCGACCCGCCCGGATTTCCGGGAACAGTCCGTACTGGCGCACACGCGGGAAGACGAAGTCGAGCGTCACTTCGTTCAGGGGTTCGGTTCTTCGGGGTTCCTGGGCTTCGGCGGGACCGGGCTCGTCGAGCCGGTCGAGGCCTCCGCTGGCTGGGCGGGCTTCGACGTGCAGTTCTTCACGGGGCTCGTCATCGACGCCAGCGGACGCGAGCGCTTCGATGTCCAGTTCGAGGCGGTCGACGCGGGCGAGAGCGCGCGAGCCGTAGCGACGCTTCCGGCGCTCTCGGTGGGTACGGGAGGCAGCGCGCGCGAGCGGCTTCGCGGCTTCCTGGGGCCGAAGACCGAAGCGGCACTCGCCCGGGAGAACGCCGATCTCCAGGCTTCGATCGATCGCGGCTGGAGCTGGCTCGAGCCGCTGACGCGTTTCTTCGAGCTCGCTCTCGACTGGCTCTACAAGATCATTCCGAACTACGGCTGGGCGATCATCGTCCTGACGATCCTCGTTCGTCTGGTGACCGCGCCGCTCATGGTTCGCCAGATGCGCAGCGCCGAGCGGATGCGCGAAGTGCAGCCGAAGTTGAAGGCGCTGCAGGAGCGCTACGCAGACGATCGCCAGAAGCAGTCGGAAGAGATGATGAAGCTCTACCGGGAGGAGAACATCAATCCGCTCGGAGGTTGTCTGCCTCTCATGCTGCAGATGCCGGTGCTGATCGGACTCTTCTACGCGCTTCGGACGTCGATCGGGTTGCGGCACGCGCCGTGGATTCTCTGGTTCGACGATCTCTCGCAGCCGGCGACGATGTTCGAGGTCTTCGGCTTTCCGTTTCGACTACTGCCTCTGATCATGGCGGGCAGCATGTATCTCCAACAGAAGATGATGCCGCAGACCGGGATGGATCCGGTCCAGGCGCGCATGATGCTGATCATGATGCCCGGCATGATGCTGCTCTTCTCGTACACCTTTCCTTCGGGCCTCGTGCTCTACTGGACGGTCAGCAATCTGCTCGGGATCGTCCACCAGTACTGGGTCCGCAATCACTTGCAGAAGGCCTGA
- a CDS encoding class I SAM-dependent methyltransferase, with the protein MQDGDAREESEVAVFAILEQGFDSLPISPALEQLNQLVALVLLLEAWAGKINLTGHRDAAAMTRGLVLDAAALAAALPELADARTAADLGTGAGFPGIPLAILFPATEFFLVDSRKKRNHFQREVRRRLSLGNVRPMLGRSDRIEQRPCDLVLAQAMAQPAEALVLMSQWAGRSGLLALPGSEASVPPDVPAGYREAELRRYRVPESGTERRLWVVTKDL; encoded by the coding sequence ATGCAAGACGGCGACGCTCGAGAAGAATCCGAGGTCGCCGTCTTTGCCATTCTGGAGCAAGGCTTCGACTCCCTCCCGATCTCGCCGGCGCTGGAACAGCTGAACCAGCTCGTTGCCCTCGTCCTCCTGCTCGAGGCCTGGGCCGGCAAGATCAACCTTACGGGCCATCGCGACGCCGCCGCCATGACGCGCGGCCTGGTTCTCGACGCTGCTGCACTGGCGGCTGCACTCCCGGAGCTCGCGGACGCCCGCACCGCCGCAGACCTCGGAACCGGCGCGGGCTTTCCGGGGATACCCCTCGCCATCCTTTTCCCGGCGACCGAGTTCTTCCTCGTCGACTCACGGAAGAAGCGGAATCATTTCCAGCGCGAGGTGCGCCGCCGGCTCAGCCTTGGAAATGTCCGCCCGATGCTGGGGCGCTCCGATCGGATCGAACAGCGCCCCTGTGACCTGGTGCTGGCCCAGGCCATGGCCCAGCCTGCGGAAGCCCTCGTGCTGATGTCGCAGTGGGCAGGTCGATCGGGGCTCCTGGCACTCCCCGGATCCGAAGCCTCCGTGCCTCCCGATGTACCGGCAGGCTATCGAGAGGCGGAGCTCCGCCGATACCGCGTCCCGGAATCCGGGACCGAGCGCCGGCTCTGGGTCGTCACGAAAGACCTCTAG
- a CDS encoding ParB/RepB/Spo0J family partition protein gives MSQKRSALGRGLGALISSPPQTAEVPAPPQPVPTQDGVDTVLSTTPASSAVSSPQELEIALVDPNPEQPRREFDPAALQQLAESIGQHGVLQPVVVRRAGERYELIMGERRFRASQLAGRTRIPAVIVDVDPAERLELAIVENVQRQDLNPIELAHAYQALADAGHTQDDIGRKVSMDRSSVSNHIRLLDLSRGIQTDVENGRLSMGHAKALLQVSDVEAREGLRTRILSESLSVRASERAARDMNGGGRRTPPTREPKTAAPTLDPDTRAYVERIERHLQTRVTLHPNASGGGRLEINYFNLEDLERLGGMLLGESE, from the coding sequence ATGAGCCAGAAGAGAAGCGCCCTCGGACGTGGCCTCGGAGCCCTGATCTCGAGTCCGCCGCAGACGGCGGAAGTGCCGGCGCCGCCGCAACCCGTCCCGACACAAGATGGTGTCGACACAGTATTGAGTACGACGCCGGCGAGTTCGGCTGTCTCGAGCCCCCAGGAGCTCGAAATCGCACTTGTCGACCCGAACCCCGAGCAGCCGAGGCGGGAATTCGATCCCGCCGCCCTCCAGCAGCTCGCGGAGTCGATCGGGCAGCACGGGGTCCTCCAGCCGGTCGTCGTTCGCCGCGCCGGCGAACGCTACGAGCTGATCATGGGCGAGCGGCGCTTCCGCGCGAGTCAGCTCGCGGGTCGCACACGGATCCCCGCCGTGATCGTCGACGTCGATCCCGCCGAGCGACTCGAGCTCGCGATCGTGGAGAACGTCCAGCGCCAGGACCTGAATCCGATCGAGCTCGCCCATGCGTACCAGGCCCTCGCCGATGCCGGGCACACCCAGGACGACATCGGGCGGAAGGTCTCGATGGACCGATCCTCGGTCTCGAACCACATCCGGCTCCTGGACCTGAGTCGCGGCATCCAGACCGACGTCGAGAACGGCCGCCTCAGCATGGGACACGCCAAGGCACTGCTGCAGGTCTCGGACGTCGAGGCCCGGGAGGGCCTGCGCACGCGGATCCTCTCCGAATCGCTCTCCGTTCGCGCATCCGAACGAGCCGCGCGAGACATGAACGGAGGAGGGCGCAGGACCCCGCCGACCCGCGAGCCGAAGACGGCGGCACCGACGCTCGATCCCGACACCCGTGCGTACGTCGAGCGAATCGAACGCCACCTCCAGACCCGGGTCACGCTCCATCCGAACGCCTCGGGCGGCGGCCGCCTCGAGATCAACTACTTCAACCTCGAAGACCTCGAACGTCTGGGCGGGATGCTGCTCGGAGAATCCGAATGA
- a CDS encoding polymer-forming cytoskeletal protein, with product MSDEASARRPESAATNHAGGPPLVPEEGLFEGQIAVVGTTRIAGAVIGTLRGPGTLELDPTATIEGPVDCEALESAGRIVGTVQVRHRAHLGAGAHLEGDLVAPVVEVDDEAVWNGTARIGG from the coding sequence ATGAGCGACGAGGCGAGCGCGCGGCGCCCTGAATCCGCCGCGACGAATCATGCGGGGGGCCCGCCGCTGGTTCCGGAAGAGGGCCTCTTCGAGGGGCAGATCGCCGTCGTCGGGACCACGCGGATCGCGGGTGCCGTGATCGGGACGCTTCGCGGCCCGGGCACCCTCGAGCTCGATCCCACGGCCACGATCGAGGGGCCGGTCGATTGCGAGGCGCTCGAGAGCGCCGGCCGGATCGTGGGGACCGTTCAGGTCCGCCATCGGGCGCACCTCGGAGCCGGGGCACACCTCGAGGGCGATCTCGTCGCCCCGGTCGTCGAGGTCGACGACGAGGCCGTCTGGAACGGAACGGCCCGAATCGGGGGCTGA
- a CDS encoding ATP synthase F0 subunit B, which yields MKSLPSLLHRGIDRRATQHRVTALVASALALALAAPAFAADQLVLIPDFELLGAFDGLFGYESGGRLGMLWVMLIGFIVLIYPLNSLMFQPIFRALDERAERIQGARDRSTQLQSEADDVLDRYETAIREARSQSESERQTALASARDEQAELTTQARGDAEQELERARGELNRSLDEARATLRASADDLATAAAEQILGRSLS from the coding sequence GTGAAGAGCCTTCCTTCTCTACTCCATCGCGGCATCGATCGACGAGCGACACAGCATCGTGTCACCGCCCTCGTCGCGAGCGCGCTCGCCCTCGCGCTCGCCGCACCGGCCTTCGCAGCCGACCAGCTCGTCCTGATCCCCGACTTCGAGCTCCTCGGCGCGTTCGACGGTCTCTTCGGATACGAGTCCGGCGGTCGCCTCGGCATGCTGTGGGTCATGTTGATCGGCTTCATCGTCCTGATCTACCCGCTCAACTCGCTCATGTTCCAGCCGATCTTCCGCGCCCTCGACGAACGCGCCGAGCGCATCCAGGGCGCACGCGATCGTTCGACGCAGCTCCAGTCCGAGGCGGACGACGTTCTCGATCGCTACGAGACGGCGATTCGCGAGGCCCGCAGCCAGTCGGAATCCGAACGACAGACGGCGCTCGCCAGCGCACGCGACGAGCAGGCCGAGCTGACGACCCAGGCACGCGGCGACGCCGAGCAGGAGCTCGAGCGCGCCCGCGGCGAACTCAACCGATCCCTCGACGAAGCGCGCGCGACCCTTCGCGCCAGCGCTGACGATCTCGCCACGGCGGCCGCGGAACAGATCCTCGGTCGGTCGCTGTCGTGA
- the atpF gene encoding F0F1 ATP synthase subunit B: MTDKVRFRGDHFRGLLLFLACLTLSGVAQAAGGGDADHDPVKEAVFQGVNLLILLGLIAYFGRGPISAFFKSRREGIQTDLSEAAALLSAAEQRNAELQRRLVDLSSEVEEIREAASRRAEEESERILADARAAADRIRSDARAAVDQELRRAQTELREEAAELALEIAAKKLTDTVSEGDRERLMDEFITRVEPGSASGTSNASEGAN; encoded by the coding sequence ATGACCGACAAAGTCCGCTTTCGCGGAGACCACTTCCGCGGACTGCTCCTCTTCCTGGCCTGTCTGACGCTCTCGGGTGTCGCGCAGGCGGCCGGCGGCGGAGACGCCGATCACGACCCGGTGAAGGAGGCGGTCTTCCAGGGGGTCAATCTCCTGATCCTCCTCGGGCTGATCGCCTACTTCGGTCGTGGTCCGATCTCCGCGTTCTTCAAGAGCCGACGGGAAGGAATCCAGACGGACCTGTCGGAAGCCGCCGCCCTCCTGAGCGCCGCCGAACAGCGGAACGCCGAGCTCCAGCGGCGGCTGGTCGACCTCTCGAGCGAGGTCGAGGAGATCCGGGAGGCCGCTTCGCGCCGCGCCGAAGAAGAGTCGGAGCGGATCCTCGCCGACGCGCGTGCGGCGGCGGATCGCATCCGGTCCGATGCCCGCGCGGCGGTCGACCAGGAGCTGCGCCGCGCCCAGACCGAGCTGCGTGAAGAGGCCGCGGAGCTCGCGCTCGAGATTGCGGCGAAGAAGCTCACGGACACGGTGAGCGAAGGTGACCGCGAGCGCCTGATGGACGAATTCATCACGCGCGTCGAGCCGGGCAGCGCCTCCGGCACATCCAATGCTTCCGAAGGAGCCAACTGA
- the atpH gene encoding ATP synthase F1 subunit delta — protein MKGGAAHRYAKALFGLAQDEHRHREVRAEIENLASVFEGNRDASAALLTPMHPADERKAALRAIGDSTGLSPLVQNFVAFLIDQRRLINFAAIVEAYGELADAAEGMVTAEIVSASPLDDRRKDRLRRALSERTGQEVRLEIKVDPSLIGGAIAKVGDLVFDGSIRTQLGQLRNTLTKSA, from the coding sequence ATGAAGGGTGGAGCCGCCCATCGCTACGCGAAGGCCCTCTTCGGTCTCGCCCAGGACGAGCATCGCCACCGTGAGGTTCGGGCCGAGATCGAGAATCTCGCCTCCGTCTTCGAGGGCAACCGCGACGCGAGTGCCGCGCTGCTGACGCCGATGCACCCGGCGGACGAGCGGAAGGCGGCGCTCCGCGCGATCGGCGACAGCACCGGTCTGAGCCCGCTCGTCCAGAACTTCGTCGCCTTCCTGATCGACCAGCGACGCCTGATCAATTTCGCCGCGATCGTCGAAGCCTACGGCGAGCTGGCGGATGCCGCCGAGGGCATGGTGACCGCGGAGATCGTGTCCGCGAGCCCCCTCGACGATCGTCGCAAGGATCGTCTGCGCCGCGCGCTCTCCGAGCGCACCGGTCAGGAGGTTCGCCTCGAGATCAAGGTCGATCCGTCGCTGATCGGCGGCGCGATCGCCAAGGTCGGGGACCTCGTCTTCGACGGAAGCATCCGCACCCAGCTCGGACAGCTTCGCAACACGCTCACGAAGTCGGCCTGA
- the atpA gene encoding F0F1 ATP synthase subunit alpha: MDIKPGEITDILKREIKDYDREIDVAETGTVLNAGDGIARVYGLDNALAGELVEFDGGLRGMVLNLEEDNVGVAIMGSGRGVKEGDLVRRTGRIIEVPVGEALLGRVVDALGVPIDGQGPIEAEATRQVELKAPGIVARKSVDESMATGIKAVDAMVPIGRGQRELIIGDRQTGKTAIAIDTIINQKGKDVICVYVATGQKQSTVAQVTDKLKQHGAMDYTIVVAATASDPAPLQYISPYTGVTMAEHFGHNGKHVLIVYDDLSKQAVAYRQLSLLLRRPPGREAYPGDVFYVHSRLLERACKLSDELGGGSITALPIIETQGGDVSAYIPTNVISITDGQIFLETDLFNSGIRPAINVGLSVSRVGGAAQEKATKSVAGQLKLNLAQYREMAAFAQFGSDLDAATQEQLANGERQTEILKQGQYSPLQMEEQVVSIYASTPQPENNRPSWIRHLELGDILRYEREMLDWMRSNKSDILGEIKSSGKFEDATEQKLIEALDEFAKIFAPTQAKGSTNAAGEAA, from the coding sequence ATGGACATCAAGCCCGGAGAGATCACAGACATCCTCAAGCGGGAGATCAAGGACTACGATCGCGAGATCGACGTCGCAGAGACCGGCACGGTCCTGAACGCCGGTGACGGCATCGCCCGCGTCTACGGCCTCGACAACGCCCTCGCCGGCGAGCTCGTCGAGTTCGACGGCGGCCTGCGCGGCATGGTCCTCAACCTCGAAGAGGACAACGTCGGTGTCGCGATCATGGGCTCCGGCCGCGGTGTGAAGGAAGGCGACCTCGTTCGCCGGACAGGACGAATCATCGAGGTTCCCGTCGGGGAGGCGCTCCTCGGTCGCGTGGTCGACGCCCTCGGCGTCCCGATCGACGGCCAGGGCCCGATCGAGGCCGAGGCGACCCGCCAGGTCGAGCTCAAGGCCCCGGGCATCGTCGCGCGGAAGTCGGTGGACGAGTCGATGGCGACGGGCATCAAGGCCGTCGACGCGATGGTCCCGATCGGCCGTGGACAGCGCGAGCTCATCATCGGCGACCGCCAGACCGGCAAGACGGCGATCGCGATCGATACGATCATCAACCAGAAGGGCAAGGACGTGATCTGCGTCTACGTCGCGACCGGCCAGAAGCAGTCGACCGTGGCGCAGGTGACCGACAAGCTGAAGCAGCACGGCGCGATGGACTACACGATCGTCGTCGCGGCGACGGCGTCGGATCCGGCCCCGCTCCAGTACATCTCGCCCTACACGGGCGTGACGATGGCCGAGCACTTCGGTCACAACGGCAAGCACGTGCTGATCGTCTACGATGATCTCTCGAAGCAGGCCGTGGCCTACCGCCAGCTCTCGCTCCTCCTTCGCCGGCCGCCGGGCCGCGAGGCGTACCCGGGCGACGTCTTCTACGTCCACTCGCGGCTCCTCGAGCGCGCCTGCAAGCTCTCCGACGAGCTCGGCGGCGGCTCGATCACGGCGCTGCCGATCATCGAGACCCAGGGCGGCGACGTCTCGGCGTACATCCCGACGAACGTCATCTCCATCACGGACGGCCAGATCTTCCTCGAGACCGACCTCTTCAACTCGGGCATCCGCCCCGCGATCAACGTGGGTCTGTCGGTGTCGCGGGTGGGCGGTGCCGCTCAGGAGAAGGCGACCAAGTCGGTGGCCGGCCAGCTCAAGCTGAACCTCGCGCAGTACCGCGAGATGGCGGCCTTCGCGCAGTTCGGCTCGGACCTCGACGCCGCGACCCAGGAGCAGCTCGCCAACGGTGAGCGCCAGACGGAGATCCTCAAGCAGGGTCAGTACTCGCCGCTGCAGATGGAAGAGCAGGTCGTCTCGATCTACGCCTCGACCCCGCAGCCCGAGAACAACCGCCCGTCCTGGATCCGTCACCTCGAGCTCGGTGACATCCTGCGCTACGAGCGCGAGATGCTCGATTGGATGCGCTCGAACAAGAGCGACATCCTCGGCGAGATCAAGAGCAGCGGAAAGTTCGAGGATGCGACCGAGCAGAAGCTGATCGAGGCCCTCGACGAGTTCGCGAAGATCTTCGCGCCGACCCAGGCCAAGGGTTCGACCAACGCCGCCGGAGAGGCGGCCTAG